A segment of the Entelurus aequoreus isolate RoL-2023_Sb linkage group LG23, RoL_Eaeq_v1.1, whole genome shotgun sequence genome:
tgctcaaatgatgtataaagtcaataataatatgcttccagaagtggtccagaagatgtttcagatgtgaaccagtaaatatgaactaagagggatttatgtgtactcaaaagcaaaggtatgaacacatgcaaaacaaatatgtatatcatataaaggagttcatctatggaatcatctagaattagaaaataaaatatgtaacacttcattatttcaaaaaacatatataaaacactATAATAAATACGTATACAAGTGAATTGTGAATATCTACACATAAAATGTTTATTGCTtgtaacatattttatgtagtgtttattctcaccttttcagtcaaattgttctgttcattttaaagtacacaaatgtgtatattaactcatgtacttgactgaaataaaagcactaatctgaagtgtctaatctataaatgttagaatcatattaacaagattgtgttacacacacaacaatgatgtcacacatgttatatgtgctgatgttgttagaaaatcaaagttaaagttttgacagtttatttcaaatcctgcatcttcatttgctgctgctgttctcaccagcacacttgtgtttcttacactggtacctAGAAgataatctttcaccacacacactgcaactcaacactttctctcctgtgtgtgttctcatgtgtgctgtaCAAGATTGTTGGACGcgaaagcttttgttgcagcttgaacaggagtatggtttttcaccagagtgttttctcatgtgtgctttgaaattggacccttgagtaaaatctttaccgcagattgaacatgaaaaaggtttttctcctgtgtgtattctcatgtgtgcatTGAAATGGTCCGATCGAGAAAAATCCTTCCCGCatgttgaacatgaaaaaggtttttctccagtgtgtgttctcatgtgtaattttaaatttgcatttgttacaaaacttttaccacattctgagcaggaaaaagttttttctccagtgtgtattctcatgtgtgctttgaaattgTTCCTTCGAGTAaagtctttaccgcagattgaacataaaaaaggtttttctcctgtgtgtattctcatgtgtgcatTGAAATGGTCCGATCGAGAAAAATTCTTCCCACATGTTGAACATGAAAaagttttttctccagtgtgtgttctcatgtgtactttgaaATTGCCCATCTTAGTAaagtctttaccgcagattgaacatgaaaaaggtttttctccagtgtgtgttctcatgtgtgctttgaaatggtggtttcgagtaaaatctttaccgcagattgaacatgaaaaaggtttttcatcagtgtgtattctcatgtgtacttttaaatttgtatttgttacaaaacttttaccacattctgagcagtaaaaagttttttctccagtgtgtattctcatgtgttcttttaaaattgtattttttacaaaactttttccacattctgagcaggaaaaaggtttttctccagtgtgtcttctTATGTGTACTTTGGAATGGtccctttgagtaaaatctttaccgcagattgaatatgaaaaaggtttttctccagtgtgtgttctcatgtgtcttttcaaattacAAGAgtatttaaaagttttgtcacagtgagaacatgtgaagtgtgtgttgtcagtgtgacatgtcttatcatctttagagtgttcatcatcagtgtcaggagagtgtgacgttgtgtcctcactatctgatagtggagctaagagcttgtctgcttgtgatcctccacagtggtctccatcagcttctgttgtcatgtgttgagttgagctgctgcttggaggctccgcctctctcttctcctcactttcacctttgacctcatcatcttcactcttcacactgATGAGGTGTCTCTTGTCTTCCTCTATGAAGTGGGGGGACAGCCGCTGTTTTTCTTCCTCTTTGACGTAGGAGGGCTGCGGATCCTCCGGTTCCTCTTTTACGTGAAGGGACTGTATATTCTCAATGTGAGGAGTCTGTGACTCTTCCTCTTCATCTTTAAAGTGGGGGGGTTGTGGCTCCTCTTCTTTCACGTGGAGGTGCTGTGACCTCTTCTGCTCCATACTGGAGGACCCCTCCTGCTGCTCAGGTGGACGATAtttttcacagacgtctgcaggacacaagaagacaaacacatgctGGGATCGAAATAGATAAGATTTTACCAATTAAGATTTCATTTTCTATTCTGCTTTTACGATTTGGTTATTTGTGGACTCACTTTTGCTTTCACATTCAGTAAAAAGGAGAAGAAACAGGTCGATTAGCATCAACTTTGACTAGTTGAGAAGTAACATGAGcgtacaaagccaacagtgaggtcttaaaggcctactgaaagccactactaccaaccacgcagtctgatagtttatacatcaatgatgaaatcttaacattgcaacacatgccaatacggccgggttaacttataaagtgcaattttaaaattcccgccacacttccggttgaaaaactcctttggatatgatttatgcgcgtgacgtcacaaaagcaacggaagtggttggaccccatcggacccgatagaaaagcctcttgttttcttcgacaaaattccacattattctggacatctgtgttggtgaatcttttgcaatttgtttaatgaacaatggagactgcaaagaagaacgttgtaggtgggatcgatcggtgtcttagcggctaagtacaatactgtaatatctgtgatatttgcattagtgtactgtctttaagggcttggggaacgcgcatgcgcgagtgagttggcggagaacttgtgtgtgtgagcgtgagttttggctaacagcagctcgtgtatgtgtgtgcgttactttttgaactacaaccagttaccgctttttaataaagcgattgagcagcgcttcctcgtctgtgtgactccttctccactgcggggcattacaatacttacagcaacacaacaaggactacttactacgcctagccgatgcttgccgccaaacccacggatgaagtccttcgtcgtgccgttgatcgctggaatgcaggtgagcacggctgttgatgggtttctatcttcatttgagaacgatgctacgcgctagctcagtagctaagtgtgtcaccgatgtattgttttggagataagtcactttaaatgtccatttcgcgtgctcgactctcattttcaagaggatatagtatcccaggtggtttaaaatacaaatccgtgattcacaatagaaaaaggagagagtacatagttctgtgaggtctggttgctaagttgctaagttagcttaaatggcgtcgttagcacagcattgttaaccttcgccagcctggaaagcattaaccgtgtatttacatgtccacggtttaatggtattgttgattttctatctatccttccagtcaggggtttattttttttgtttctatatgcagttaaagcatgatgctatcacgttagctcgtagctaaagcatttcgccgatgtattgtcgtggagataaaaggcactgaatgtccatttcgcgttctcgactcttattttcaagaggatatagtatccgaggtggtttaaaatacaaatccgtgatccacaatagaaaaaggagagagtgtggaatccaatgagccagcttgtacctaagttacggtcagagcgacaaaagatacgtccatcgctgcctctcaagtccttcactgtaacgttcctcatctacgaatctttcatcctcgctcaaattaatggggtaatcatcactttctcggtccgaatctctctcgcttcattgtaaacaacggggaattgtgaggaatactagctcctgtgacgtcacgctacttccagtacaggcaaggcttttttttatcagcgagcaaaagttgcgaactttatcgttgattttctctactaaatcctttcagcaaaaatatggcaatatcgcgaaatgatcaagtatgacacatagaatggatctgctattcccgtttaaatttaaaaaaatcatttcagtaggcctttaagaggcacAGATTTTACGGGTCCCCCATGAGGTGCCAGAGGGCCCTAAGGACAATATTCTGCTTTGAAAATatctataaaataaaaacaattttggcaaGAAATTAATAAAATACTACACGTTATTTTGTGGCAATTACAAAATATTGTCCAGTATAattctcaggacattcaatcaatcacaactggactgttaaactgaacatatatacataaatatacagtatatatatatatacatatatatatatatacataccccgccttccactccattgtagctgagataggctccagcaccccccgcgactccgaaagggataagcggtagaaaatggatggatggatggatatatatacatatacacatgcatatatacagtcgcgatcaaaagtttacatacacttgtaaagaacatcatgtcatggctgtcttgagtttccaatcatttctacaactcttatttttttgtgatgtagtgattggagcacatacttgttggtcactaaaaacattcaagaagtttgcttcttttatgaatttattatgggtctactgaaaatgtgagcaaatgtgctgggtcaaaagtatacatacagcaatgttaatatttgcttacatgtcccttggcaagtttcactgcaataaggcgcttttggtagccatccacaagcttctgcctgaatttttgaccactcctcttgacaaaattggtgcagttcagctaaatgtgttggttttctgacatagacttgtttcttcagcattgtccacacgactttgggaaggccattctaaaaccttcattctagcctgatttagacattccttgaccacttttgacgtgtgtttggggtcattgtcctgttggaacacccaactgcacccaagacccaacctccgggct
Coding sequences within it:
- the LOC133640628 gene encoding gastrula zinc finger protein XlCGF57.1-like — translated: MCERTIAEYKEELSRTKEENKRLRQLLEAVFKKPQVVLHRTDVCEKYRPPEQQEGSSSMEQKRSQHLHVKEEEPQPPHFKDEEEESQTPHIENIQSLHVKEEPEDPQPSYVKEEEKQRLSPHFIEEDKRHLISVKSEDDEVKGESEEKREAEPPSSSSTQHMTTEADGDHCGGSQADKLLAPLSDSEDTTSHSPDTDDEHSKDDKTCHTDNTHFTCSHCDKTFKYSCNLKRHMRTHTGEKPFSYSICGKDFTQRDHSKVHIRRHTGEKPFSCSECGKSFVKNTILKEHMRIHTGEKTFYCSECGKSFVTNTNLKVHMRIHTDEKPFSCSICGKDFTRNHHFKAHMRTHTGEKPFSCSICGKDFTKMGNFKVHMRTHTGEKTFSCSTCGKNFSRSDHFNAHMRIHTGEKPFLCSICGKDFTRRNNFKAHMRIHTGEKTFSCSECGKSFVTNANLKLHMRTHTGEKPFSCSTCGKDFSRSDHFNAHMRIHTGEKPFSCSICGKDFTQGSNFKAHMRKHSGEKPYSCSSCNKSFRVQQSCTAHMRTHTGEKVLSCSVCGERLSSRYQCKKHKCAGENSSSK